GACACCGGCCTTGATCTTCTGCCAGACGCGCGGGACACCGAAGAAGGTGGTCGGGCGCGCGTCGGGCAGGGCGGCGGCGACTTCGCGCGGGTCGGGCACGGTGGTGATCTGGATGCCGGTGAGCAGGTTCAGCGCATGGGCGGAGATCCGGTCGGCCACGTGAGCGGCAGGCAGGTAGGACACCACCCGGTCGTCGAGGCCGACCTGCAACGGGCCGTTGACCAGGACGATGATCTGGGCCAGCACGTTGCGGTGGGTGATCTCCACGCCCTTGGACGGGCCGGTGGTACCGGAGGTGTAGATCAGGGTGGCCAGGTCCTCGGCGCCGACGGCCTGCCAGGCGGCGTCGAAATCGAAGTCGGCGGCGGGTGCGGCCTCGACTTCCTCCAGCGTGACGGCGCCCTCGGCAGGTCCGTCGACCATGATGATGTGCTCGACCGGCACTCCGGCCGCGATGATGCGGTCGAGGAACAGCTGTTCGGTCACCACGACTTTGTTGCCCGCGTTGGTGAACAAGTGGGAGATCTGATCGGGGGAGCTGGTGTTGTAGATGGAGAACGGGGTGGCGCCCAGATGCAGCGCGGCGGTGTCGACGAGATTGAACTCGGGGCGGTTGGTGAGCATGATGCCGACGGTGTCGCCGTGGCCGACGCCGAGGCCGGCCAGGCCGGCGGCGATCGAACGCACCCGTTCGGCGTACTCGCGCCAGGTGTATTCCTGGGTGCCGCCCACTTTGCGCAAGGCGATCTGGTCGGGGCGCAGCCGCGCGGTCTCCTGGAATGCGGCGGGCACGGTGTACACCGTTTTGCCCGACTGGTGCGCGTATCCGATTTCTGTTGTCGTCATATCCCTGTTCCCGGTAGCGCTGGCGTGAACCGGAGGCCGGTCTGCGCCGGCGCCCGATCCGGGACTCGAAGCCCTGACACGGCGCGGCGATGGCGCTGTCAGCCTCTCACGAGTCGGCGCGCCACATGTGGCGCGGCTCACTCATGGTAGCCACAGGCGGGAGGCGGGGTGGGGCAAACTTCAACAATCCTTCAGGCACCGATCAGATCCGGCGCGGAGCCGGGGCCCGGACGGACGTGGTCACCGGGAGTGATCACGACCGGGTCGACGGCCGTCGGCTGTTCGGCCGCGGCGCGGTCGCCGTCGTCCAGTGCCCACGGCGCGGAATCCGTCGGGATCCAGTGCTTGCGCCGGGTGCGCTTGGCCTCCAGATACTCGCGGGCCCGCTCACTGAGCGCCCTGGTACGCAGCGGCACCGCGGTGACCTGTAACCCCTCCTGCCGCAGCGCGTCGACCTTCGCGGGATTGTTGGTCAGCAGCTGCACCGAACGCAGTCCGAGTTCGGCCAGCGCCCGGGCGGTGGCCGAATAGGTGCGGGCATCGGCGGGATAGCCGAGCGTCTCGTAACTGGTGAAGGTATCCGCGCCGGAGCGCTCGCTTTCCCGGTAACCCAGCGCCTTGGCGATCAGCCCCGCGCCGCGGCCCTCCTGCTCGAGGTAGACCAGCACCCCCGAGCCGGCGGCCTGGATGAGATCCAGCGCCTTGTCCAGTTCCGGCCCGCAGTCGCAGTCCTGCGACCGCAGCGCTTCCCCGTACAGGCAGCGCGAATGCACCCGCACCAGGCAGCCGTCGGTGACCGCCCCGAACAACAGCAGGTGCCCCTGCTCACCGCCCCCGCGTAACTCCACCACCCGAACTCGCAGATCTTGCCCGTTGCGACGGAACCGATGCTCGGTGTCGGCAGGATCCACAACGTTGGTCAATGCTCCTCCGTAGCGAGTTTGTAAATTCGCTCGACCTCACTCACCAGTGGCATTGCCCCGGGGACATCCCCGATCGATTGCGTCGCCACCATTGCGGCGGTCGCCCAGACGTAGTCCTTGCGTGCGGCGGGGCGGCGCGTCGAAACGAGACGATATACCAGGGCGGCGGAGAAGGCAGCGTGAGCGCCGACCGAGTCGTCCAGCGCCGTCGGGAACGGCTGGAATCGGTCGCTGAGCTGGTCCGACCACACGGCGCACCGGAAATCCTGGATCGCGCAGACCGCGCCGACCCCGAGTGCGCGCAGCCGGGTGGCGGTCTGCTCCCCGTTCGCGGGAACGCCGTCGGAGGCCATCGCCAGCGCGTGCAGGTCTTTGTCGCCACCGACGAGGTAATCGACCACGCCCAGGTGCTGATACAAGTACTGGGGCCGATCCAGCCGCGGCGCCGGATGCACGACCACCAGGGGCCGCCGCGGCAGGCTGCGCAGCTGCCCCATGACCTGCTCGATCACCCCGGTCGGTTGTTCGAAGGTCAGCAACACCGCCTCCGACGCCGCGATCGCCGAGCGGATCGCGTCGCTGCGTAGATCCTGGGCGCTCAATCGGATTCGCTCGTCCTTGCAGCCGATCGTGCTCGCCGCCCCGGTACCGGCCACGATCACCGCGGTCACCGGCGTTGGGGCGTAGGGCACCACTTTGACCAGTTCGGTGTCGACGCGTTCGCTGCGCAGGTATTCCAGGATGCGGCCGCCGGCGTCGTCGTCGCCGACCGCCGAGATCAGCCGCACCCGCAACCCGAGCCGGGCCGCCGCGACCGCACGGGCGAGCCCCTTACCGCCGGGATGTTCCCGATAACTGCCGCGCGTGGTGCCTCCCGGCCCGGGAATCCGGTCGACCACGTACATGTGGTCGATCACCGCGTCACCGAT
Above is a genomic segment from Nocardia sputorum containing:
- a CDS encoding GTP cyclohydrolase II — translated: MTNVVDPADTEHRFRRNGQDLRVRVVELRGGGEQGHLLLFGAVTDGCLVRVHSRCLYGEALRSQDCDCGPELDKALDLIQAAGSGVLVYLEQEGRGAGLIAKALGYRESERSGADTFTSYETLGYPADARTYSATARALAELGLRSVQLLTNNPAKVDALRQEGLQVTAVPLRTRALSERAREYLEAKRTRRKHWIPTDSAPWALDDGDRAAAEQPTAVDPVVITPGDHVRPGPGSAPDLIGA
- a CDS encoding carbohydrate kinase family protein; protein product: MVAVRNILTRLCKRSGLSSDRLRSTEIDVLPLLDLLAVRQYARRAGIDREEAVLPLVRDLALRLDPTDRLVVDAELSLGLLRENPPAGVDPGLLYAGDLGERREYLAERWAVLHEAIGAQPVPSTLTVRSLRGAPERRAFTELAAQLATASVFDGAHVIDFREPARTVAAEAVTADSRGVVTVIGDAVIDHMYVVDRIPGPGGTTRGSYREHPGGKGLARAVAAARLGLRVRLISAVGDDDAGGRILEYLRSERVDTELVKVVPYAPTPVTAVIVAGTGAASTIGCKDERIRLSAQDLRSDAIRSAIAASEAVLLTFEQPTGVIEQVMGQLRSLPRRPLVVVHPAPRLDRPQYLYQHLGVVDYLVGGDKDLHALAMASDGVPANGEQTATRLRALGVGAVCAIQDFRCAVWSDQLSDRFQPFPTALDDSVGAHAAFSAALVYRLVSTRRPAARKDYVWATAAMVATQSIGDVPGAMPLVSEVERIYKLATEEH